Proteins encoded by one window of Acidobacteriota bacterium:
- a CDS encoding TonB-dependent receptor translates to MPASRDRRRRIASATLLIVLAVGGLPSALVGLPAWAQPAETADQSQPNDTETVTDEIVVVATRGEKRTLEVPAHITSLDFGSLTDAGFYAGADELRGQPGIFFRRSEGDNDAFLFVNFRGVTGNHGNDTFLALVDGIPFVSGDEEVLMSEIPYGAVAGIEIVRGPVSALYGRGGIAGAIAYNLHSPADTQTELRLAAGSDGYWNTTFNLGRRFGNHGLFLNLDGLVADGWREHNENQRYGLLARWQYAVSERTSVDTYLNFHDRDFEHGSVLPTLADGSLIPVGGGREAFLGSRDIGIDSRSTMAAVRLSSVLGRDQLLQATLHHRRRDSDNILDFFDLFGTDPGRGVLGVNGFDSEVEETTSFAEATYEHTFGNSRTLVGASYELTDLVETDRWTGQFGFTFDCGFAFYLIEVDLATGAVLNRDHPCFVERQHNLSGDTENQFTAAFAQTEFDLGERLAITLGARWDDFERRTLLETGPLRLRQPEVVDSEDHISPKLGVVFAIGPQQTVYLNAGEGFSSNFGPVWQWDPSRYIRETRPTTLRNLEVGTKGSVLGGRLDYGLSLFSIEQKDRLVFVSNPEAANDFTVPSTIATTGQRFTSQGLEATVSYRFRGSRIEGRYSRVDAEWDELVVSTFSGPLDLSGSQPTGVPERILYLAFDQRFGERLDLGLSWESYSDYPITQDNAFFGGAHDLVNLRASYRPPLARLDRIQLAITNLLDEEYVYFFGGSRTAVTNAVPGTPRQARLTFALSF, encoded by the coding sequence ATGCCTGCCTCCCGTGATCGCCGCCGAAGGATCGCCTCCGCCACCCTCCTCATCGTGCTCGCCGTCGGCGGGCTGCCCTCTGCCCTGGTCGGCCTTCCGGCGTGGGCACAGCCGGCCGAGACCGCAGACCAGTCCCAGCCCAACGACACCGAAACGGTGACCGACGAGATCGTCGTCGTCGCCACCCGCGGTGAGAAACGCACCCTCGAGGTGCCGGCCCACATCACCAGCCTCGACTTCGGTTCGCTCACCGACGCCGGCTTCTACGCCGGCGCCGACGAGCTGCGCGGCCAGCCGGGCATCTTCTTTCGCCGCAGCGAAGGCGACAACGACGCCTTCCTGTTCGTCAACTTCCGGGGCGTGACCGGCAACCACGGCAACGACACTTTTCTCGCCCTGGTCGACGGCATTCCCTTCGTCAGCGGTGACGAAGAGGTGCTGATGTCCGAGATTCCCTATGGCGCCGTCGCCGGAATCGAAATCGTGCGCGGACCGGTTTCCGCCCTCTACGGCCGCGGCGGGATCGCCGGTGCCATCGCCTACAACCTGCATTCTCCCGCCGACACCCAGACAGAGCTGCGCCTCGCCGCCGGCTCCGACGGCTACTGGAATACGACCTTCAACCTCGGCCGGCGGTTCGGCAACCACGGCCTGTTTCTCAACCTCGATGGCCTGGTCGCCGATGGCTGGCGCGAGCACAACGAGAACCAGCGCTATGGGCTCCTCGCCCGCTGGCAGTACGCCGTCAGCGAGCGGACTTCCGTCGACACCTACCTGAATTTCCACGACCGGGATTTCGAGCACGGCAGCGTCCTCCCGACCCTCGCCGACGGCTCCCTGATTCCCGTCGGCGGTGGGCGCGAGGCCTTCCTCGGCTCCCGAGACATCGGCATCGACAGCCGCAGCACGATGGCCGCGGTGCGCCTCTCCTCGGTGCTCGGCCGCGACCAGCTCCTGCAGGCGACGCTCCACCACCGCCGCCGCGACAGCGACAACATCCTCGACTTCTTCGACCTCTTCGGCACCGACCCGGGCCGCGGCGTGCTGGGGGTCAACGGCTTCGACTCCGAGGTCGAGGAGACCACCTCCTTCGCGGAAGCGACCTATGAGCACACCTTCGGCAACAGTCGCACCCTGGTGGGCGCCAGCTACGAGCTCACCGACCTGGTGGAGACCGACCGCTGGACCGGCCAGTTCGGCTTCACCTTCGACTGCGGCTTCGCCTTCTACTTGATCGAGGTCGATCTCGCGACAGGGGCCGTGCTCAATCGCGACCACCCCTGCTTCGTGGAGCGCCAACACAATCTCTCGGGCGATACCGAGAACCAGTTCACCGCCGCCTTCGCGCAGACCGAATTCGATCTCGGCGAGCGCCTGGCGATCACCCTCGGAGCCCGTTGGGACGACTTCGAGCGCCGCACCCTCCTCGAAACCGGCCCGCTGCGCCTGCGTCAGCCGGAGGTCGTCGACTCGGAAGACCACATCAGCCCCAAGCTCGGCGTGGTGTTCGCGATCGGCCCGCAACAGACCGTCTACCTCAATGCCGGCGAAGGCTTCAGCTCAAACTTCGGACCGGTGTGGCAGTGGGATCCCAGTCGCTACATCCGGGAAACGCGCCCGACGACCCTGCGCAACCTGGAGGTCGGTACCAAAGGCTCGGTGCTCGGCGGGCGACTCGACTACGGACTGTCGCTGTTCTCGATCGAGCAGAAGGATCGCCTGGTGTTCGTCTCCAATCCGGAGGCGGCCAACGACTTCACCGTGCCATCGACCATCGCCACCACCGGCCAGCGCTTCACCAGCCAGGGGCTCGAAGCCACCGTCAGCTATCGCTTCCGCGGCAGTCGCATCGAGGGCCGCTACAGCCGCGTCGACGCCGAGTGGGACGAGCTCGTCGTCAGCACCTTTTCGGGCCCCCTCGATCTCTCCGGCAGCCAACCGACGGGGGTTCCGGAACGCATCCTCTACCTGGCCTTCGATCAGCGGTTCGGCGAGCGCCTGGACCTCGGCCTGTCCTGGGAGTCCTACAGCGACTATCCGATCACCCAAGACAACGCCTTCTTCGGTGGCGCCCACGATCTGGTCAACCTGCGGGCCTCCTATCGACCGCCCCTGGCCCGCCTCGACCGCATTCAACTGGCGATCACCAATCTGCTCGACGAGGAGTACGTCTACTTCTTCGGCGGCAGCCGAACGGCGGTCACCAATGCCGTTCCCGGCACCCCGCGACAGGCCCGCCTGACCTTCGCGCTGAGTTTCTGA
- a CDS encoding ABC transporter ATP-binding protein, whose product MLEAIELSKNYQGHAALVGLDLNVEPGQVFCLLGANGAGKTTTIHLFLGFLEPSAGKALVGGVEVAQSPIKARRKLAYIPEQVQLYDSLSGLENLAFLTALTGRQERDETTLLGFLERAGLEAEAAPRRLSTYSKGMRQKVAIAVALATGAEALLLDEPTSGLDPQASAELSALLQQLAGDGVAVLMATHDLFRAKEVGHRLGIMKRGRLLEVLDASTVDHAQLEQIYLEHMHE is encoded by the coding sequence ATGCTCGAAGCCATCGAGCTGTCGAAGAACTACCAAGGCCACGCCGCGCTCGTCGGCCTCGATCTGAACGTCGAACCGGGCCAGGTCTTCTGCCTGCTCGGAGCCAACGGCGCCGGCAAGACGACCACGATTCACCTTTTCCTCGGCTTTCTCGAACCGAGCGCCGGGAAGGCCCTGGTCGGCGGTGTCGAAGTCGCCCAATCCCCGATCAAAGCACGCCGTAAGCTGGCCTACATCCCAGAGCAAGTCCAGCTCTACGATTCCCTCAGCGGCCTCGAGAACCTCGCCTTTCTCACCGCCTTGACCGGACGCCAGGAGCGCGACGAGACCACCTTGCTCGGTTTCCTCGAACGCGCCGGTCTCGAGGCCGAGGCGGCTCCGCGGCGCCTGTCGACCTACTCGAAGGGCATGCGCCAGAAAGTCGCCATCGCCGTCGCCCTGGCCACGGGAGCCGAGGCCCTACTGCTCGACGAGCCGACCTCCGGCCTCGATCCCCAGGCCAGCGCCGAGCTTTCGGCACTGCTGCAGCAACTCGCCGGCGACGGCGTCGCGGTGCTGATGGCGACCCACGACCTGTTCCGGGCCAAAGAGGTCGGGCATCGCCTCGGCATCATGAAACGCGGTCGCCTGCTCGAAGTACTCGACGCCAGCACCGTCGATCACGCCCAGCTCGAGCAGATCTACCTCGAGCACATGCACGAGTGA
- a CDS encoding DUF3526 domain-containing protein — protein MTPSTPSRFQLIRTLAVKELRESFRDGRFRVLAASVLLLLVAGLASGWLTVREDRQAIASARAADYQTWLGQGARNPHSAAHFGRYAFKPRPLLSALDRGVDGYLGSAVWLEAHWQDPFALRPAEDRTALQRFGELSAAFTLQALAPLLVIFVGFATFAGERDRGTLRQLVSLGVENRTLMLGKALGLGAALALVLVPALALGIVAALGSGASASGIAGAALLAGVYGLYFALLLALVLAVSAWARNGRTALVVLLGFWMLTTLVIPRLVADGAERTHPIPTPRAFFAAIAEDSERGVDGAGTAAERRSALEQRVLEEYDVESLDELPVTFAGISLQASEEHSNRVYDKHYGDLWQRYSGQERIHNWGAALSPMLAVRALSMAIAGTDVSRHRDFAQAAESHRRILVKFLNDDLTHNAGEAAFGYLADVELWRAAPTFTYQPPGLAGVLRQQIPAFAWLGLWLAAATILAARAGRRLQVLPGGRA, from the coding sequence ATGACACCTTCCACGCCCTCGCGGTTCCAGTTGATCCGCACCCTCGCCGTCAAGGAGCTGCGCGAGAGTTTTCGCGATGGCCGCTTCCGAGTGCTCGCCGCCAGCGTCCTCCTCCTGCTCGTCGCCGGCCTCGCCAGCGGCTGGCTGACCGTGCGCGAGGATCGCCAAGCCATCGCCAGCGCGCGCGCCGCCGACTACCAAACCTGGCTCGGTCAGGGCGCCCGCAACCCCCATTCAGCAGCCCATTTCGGCCGCTACGCCTTCAAGCCTCGGCCGTTGCTCTCGGCCCTCGACCGCGGCGTCGATGGCTACCTCGGCTCGGCCGTCTGGCTCGAGGCCCACTGGCAGGATCCCTTCGCCCTGCGGCCGGCCGAGGACCGCACGGCGCTGCAGCGCTTTGGCGAGCTGAGCGCCGCCTTCACCCTCCAGGCGCTGGCGCCGCTCTTGGTGATCTTCGTCGGCTTCGCCACCTTTGCCGGCGAACGCGATCGCGGCACCCTCCGCCAGCTCGTCAGCCTGGGAGTCGAGAATCGCACCCTGATGCTCGGCAAGGCCCTCGGCCTCGGCGCGGCCCTGGCGCTGGTGCTGGTGCCGGCCCTCGCCCTGGGCATCGTTGCCGCCCTCGGCAGCGGAGCCAGCGCTTCGGGAATTGCCGGAGCCGCTCTGCTGGCCGGCGTCTACGGCCTCTACTTCGCCCTCCTGCTGGCATTGGTGCTGGCGGTCTCCGCCTGGGCTCGCAACGGGCGCACGGCGCTGGTGGTGCTCCTCGGTTTCTGGATGCTCACCACCCTGGTGATTCCTCGCTTGGTGGCCGACGGCGCCGAGCGCACCCATCCGATCCCAACGCCCCGCGCCTTCTTCGCGGCCATCGCCGAAGACAGCGAGCGCGGCGTCGACGGCGCCGGCACCGCCGCGGAGCGGCGCAGCGCCCTCGAACAGCGAGTGCTGGAGGAATACGACGTCGAAAGCCTCGATGAATTACCGGTGACCTTCGCCGGCATCTCGCTGCAGGCCAGCGAGGAGCACTCCAACCGGGTCTACGACAAGCACTACGGAGACCTGTGGCAGCGCTACAGCGGCCAGGAGCGGATCCACAACTGGGGCGCTGCCTTGTCGCCAATGCTCGCCGTGAGGGCCCTCTCGATGGCCATCGCCGGCACCGACGTCAGCCGCCATCGCGACTTCGCCCAGGCCGCCGAAAGCCACCGGCGTATCCTGGTCAAGTTCCTCAACGACGACCTGACCCACAACGCCGGTGAAGCCGCCTTCGGCTACCTCGCGGATGTCGAGCTCTGGCGCGCCGCTCCGACTTTCACCTACCAGCCACCGGGCCTCGCCGGGGTCCTCCGGCAACAGATCCCGGCCTTCGCCTGGCTCGGCCTCTGGCTGGCGGCGGCCACCATTCTCGCCGCCCGCGCCGGCCGCCGGCTGCAGGTCCTTCCCGGAGGCCGAGCATGA
- a CDS encoding DUF3526 domain-containing protein: protein MSKIWTIVRNEWTLMRRSAATWWAGGLFLAAVAYAIVGGLAWQATRAAETASTELQARSGLAEQRAAAAETPGRVGGASTYAALPPGPLAAFSVGLTDLLPERAEISIWRRPDTLFGRYQLESPLSLLVGRFDLGFVVLYLLPLFVLVLSYDMLAREREGGRLALILTQPISLSRLLAAKVVARLIPLTLLLTALVALTALLAGTPSTAWLRLAGWGVIAWLYSVFWLAVCALVAAVARRPETCATLLAALWLVVVLVMPGLLDVVARATHPVPSRLEYVTAMRQASSAASRESAELLSRYYHEHPELAANGEQGGFMPAYYAAERDVERRLAPLIDDFEQRLGQQQGLVERWGYASPAVLAQEALIETAGASLWRHRAYASQARTFLAEWHAELAPRIFLGQSLEAADYDRLPQFTFAEPAVSRRRFAGSVLGLALPSLLAFVLAWRRLDRMAVAE, encoded by the coding sequence ATGAGCAAAATCTGGACGATCGTACGCAACGAATGGACCCTGATGCGCCGCTCCGCGGCGACCTGGTGGGCCGGCGGGCTTTTTCTCGCGGCCGTGGCCTACGCCATCGTCGGTGGCCTCGCTTGGCAGGCAACCCGAGCCGCCGAAACCGCCAGCACCGAGCTCCAGGCCCGGTCTGGCTTGGCGGAGCAGCGTGCAGCAGCCGCCGAGACTCCCGGCCGCGTCGGCGGCGCCAGCACCTACGCCGCCCTTCCTCCGGGCCCGCTAGCGGCGTTCTCGGTAGGTCTCACGGATCTGCTTCCGGAGCGCGCCGAGATCTCGATCTGGCGGCGTCCGGACACCCTCTTCGGTCGCTATCAGCTCGAGAGCCCACTCAGCCTGCTGGTCGGCCGCTTCGATCTCGGTTTCGTGGTCCTCTACCTGCTGCCGCTGTTCGTGCTGGTGCTGTCCTACGACATGCTGGCGCGCGAGCGCGAAGGCGGCCGCCTGGCGTTGATCTTGACCCAGCCGATCAGCCTGAGTCGTCTGCTCGCGGCCAAAGTGGTGGCGCGCCTCATCCCGCTGACCCTGCTGCTGACCGCCCTCGTCGCCCTCACCGCGCTGCTCGCTGGAACTCCGTCGACGGCCTGGCTGCGGCTCGCCGGCTGGGGGGTCATCGCCTGGCTCTACAGCGTTTTCTGGCTCGCCGTCTGTGCCCTGGTGGCGGCCGTCGCGCGCCGTCCGGAGACCTGCGCCACGCTGTTGGCGGCGCTCTGGCTGGTGGTCGTGCTGGTGATGCCCGGCCTCCTCGACGTGGTGGCTCGAGCGACCCATCCAGTGCCTTCCCGCTTGGAGTACGTCACCGCCATGCGGCAGGCATCGAGCGCCGCCTCGCGGGAGAGTGCCGAGTTGCTGTCGCGCTACTACCACGAGCATCCCGAGCTGGCCGCCAACGGCGAGCAAGGCGGCTTCATGCCGGCGTACTACGCCGCCGAGCGCGACGTCGAGCGCCGCCTCGCGCCGCTCATCGACGACTTCGAGCAGCGCCTCGGGCAGCAGCAAGGGCTGGTCGAGCGCTGGGGCTACGCCTCGCCGGCGGTGCTGGCTCAAGAAGCCCTCATCGAAACCGCCGGTGCGAGCCTGTGGCGCCACCGCGCCTACGCCTCCCAGGCACGCACTTTCCTCGCCGAATGGCATGCCGAGCTGGCACCGCGAATCTTCCTCGGGCAATCCCTCGAGGCCGCCGACTACGACCGTTTGCCGCAGTTCACCTTCGCCGAGCCCGCGGTGTCGCGCCGGCGCTTCGCCGGTTCCGTACTCGGCCTGGCGCTGCCCTCGCTGCTGGCCTTCGTCCTCGCCTGGCGGCGCCTCGACCGCATGGCGGTGGCCGAGTGA